Proteins from one Thermococcus bergensis genomic window:
- a CDS encoding magnesium-dependent phosphatase-1 yields MKLLVLDLDGTLWDHEDASQLVPPYKFQGDMLIDAYKKELHLFPGVRDFLEWASERFILTIASWNLEERVRPILEGFGLWDYFMFPKIEGHPNKADMIKRTVEELTSIGYSLEEIIYVDDRAIHIDDIRTIFPDIKFIQMWVDAKSFEELRELLERGD; encoded by the coding sequence TTGAAATTGTTAGTGCTTGATTTAGATGGTACTCTATGGGATCATGAGGATGCTTCACAGCTCGTTCCACCTTATAAGTTCCAAGGGGATATGCTAATTGATGCCTATAAGAAGGAGCTCCATCTGTTTCCAGGCGTTAGGGATTTCCTTGAATGGGCCAGCGAACGCTTTATCCTTACGATAGCCAGCTGGAACTTGGAAGAGAGAGTTAGACCAATTCTTGAAGGCTTTGGTCTCTGGGATTACTTCATGTTTCCAAAAATTGAAGGGCATCCCAACAAAGCTGATATGATAAAGCGAACCGTGGAAGAACTAACCTCAATAGGTTACAGTCTTGAAGAAATAATCTACGTGGACGATAGAGCTATACATATCGATGATATTAGGACTATCTTTCCCGATATTAAGTTCATCCAGATGTGGGTCGATGCAAAGTCATTTGAAGAATTAAGAGAACTTCTTGAGCGAGGTGATTGA
- a CDS encoding DUF366 family protein: MELLVIKDRRIDYDGSAIRSHWAYRNFGILGNSLVVFRGKCDVKVEEMIDIEDLRQKKEIKSDDMVHYIIEIFDFPNVLLASALQKLFIAKLCELLGEYGIKTSRKGDDIYVDGRKLSISIATVSPVSIKIHIGINVEAKGIPEGVNAIGLEELGILDIQEFMEKSGKALVEEFVKVKKDSLKVRWAE, encoded by the coding sequence GTGGAACTCCTCGTGATTAAAGACAGACGTATAGACTATGATGGTTCGGCAATAAGAAGTCACTGGGCTTACAGAAACTTTGGGATTTTGGGGAATTCTCTTGTGGTCTTTAGGGGAAAATGTGATGTAAAAGTTGAGGAAATGATTGATATTGAAGATCTCAGGCAGAAGAAGGAAATTAAAAGCGATGACATGGTTCACTATATAATAGAAATCTTTGATTTTCCCAATGTCCTCCTGGCTTCTGCTCTTCAAAAGCTCTTCATAGCAAAGCTTTGCGAGCTGCTGGGGGAATATGGCATAAAAACCTCCCGGAAAGGGGATGACATCTACGTTGATGGCAGGAAGCTTAGCATTTCAATAGCTACTGTTTCACCGGTTAGCATAAAGATACACATCGGGATAAACGTTGAGGCAAAGGGAATTCCAGAGGGCGTTAATGCAATCGGGCTTGAAGAGCTTGGAATTCTTGATATTCAGGAGTTTATGGAAAAGAGCGGAAAGGCCCTGGTTGAAGAGTTCGTTAAAGTGAAAAAAGACAGCCTCAAAGTAAGATGGGCCGAATAG